The region AAACCACCAGGAGCCAGAGTtactgaggggggggggctctgtggTTCACATGGGCCTCCAGCTGGAGGTGGGGGGCCTTGGTAGAGCTTCCCACAATTAGAGGCTCCTGAATGGGCCCAGAGGAAGGACCGGGACCGGGTCACCACACTTAACAGGGTTTGAGTCCCAGGGCACTCAGAGCACTGTGAACGGGGCCACAAGTCCCTGGTTCTTACACACAGagagccaatcagcatccaggaCAGGCCCTGGGGCCTCTGTTCAGGGGCCCCATTGGGCCTTTGATGAAGGTGTCAGCCTCAGTCATCGTCTCCCTCGTACCACTGTCATCAAAAGCTAAATTGTCATCAGCTGGCAGGAAGAAGAGTTTTTAATAGCTTAAATAACATTTGATCACAGATCAAGTTCAAAGGTCAATTCATTAAcagctgaaggtcaaaggtcaaacgtCCAGATTCACCTTCAGCTTCATTTCctagtttttattaattttcaaagatctctctgtctgtcagtctatCAGAGCgaaaacacaacagatgatTCCAGGAGGCTTCTTCAGGGGCCACAGTCAGGGCCCCCCTTCTCCCTGGGGGGGGGTCGGACACAGTTGACTTAGTGACACGATGTtttcttcatcagctgctctctttCACCCCCCCACGTCAGTAAAATGGCTGTCGGCAGGGCCTGCGGCCTGTGCGCATGCTCGGCTCACCtcaggggggtgggggggggggggggcagggcaGGTATCTGACTCTCAGTCCCGGCTCAGGCTCCAGAAAGCGGCGGCAGGAGGAGCGAGGAGACACCGACTGATCTGAGTCTCGAGGCCCGGCGCGCTCACTTCTCCTCCGGCTGCGGCTGCCCAGGatccggaccggaccggactctggactctggacctggTCTGGTGCTGACCCGGCAGGACGCGGGACCAGCCACAGACACCGCCCCCTCACAGGTGAGGAAACTTCAGCTGCAGGATCTGGATTTTACGCACAGGCGGACTCCCGGGGACTTATGGTTCTCCGCGCGAGGCTCGGGATCTGAGCTCCCCGACTCGGACCTGGACCGCCCGGATCCCGATCCGTTCCAAGCCGCAGCAGCCGCTCATCATGTTCCAGCACGGCGGTAAAAAGTGCTTCACCATCGAGTCTCTGGTCGGGAAGGACGCGAACAGCAGCGGCGGCTCCGGGGACGAGCCCATCCGGCCCACGGCGCTCCGGTTCCCGGACTCCCTGCACCCGGCCGCCGCCGCGGGGTTGTTCGGCTCCTGCTTCCAGGGAGGCGGCAGGACTCTGTACTCGGCCGGGCCGGACATGGTGCTGCAGGAGCCCGGGACGCACTCACAGAGCCCCGGGGGGCTGCCGCTGCACCCGCTGCAGGTCCCCCCCCAGACCTTCTTCAGCCCCCAGCACCGGGACGCGCTCAGCTTCTACCCCTGGGTCCTGAGGAGCCGCTACCTGGGACACCGCTTCCAAGGTGAGCGGGGGGTCCGGGgggaaccagaaccagaaccggGGTCGGGATCAGGTTGtcagatttttgtattttaaattcgTCTCAAACTGACTGATGATTCTGATTAATATTCAGTAATGGATCAATAATGATACAAATGCATCAGTGTCAGttattaattattgatttattatcGAAGGTTCTGATGATTATTTACTTTAAACCTTCATCTGTGTACATTCCCTCCTGTTCCATTTCACTGATTATTGATCTTTATGATTAGTACCaattaatataataatgatGTCATGTGTCTGATGAAGCTCAGACACATTCATGTGACGCCGTGTGTGTGTTGCGTTCGCGGTCTTTCCTGTTTTCCGTAATGTTGACAATGATCCGTTTTTATCCGACTCCGTTAAATTCACGtgaaccaaacaaacaacaattttaACAATATCACTTAAATTTagataaggagaaaaaagaaatggtttttttttattacaaaaaatttcataatatatattaatataaataccGAAGTGTTTTaagtaaatgtgtaaatgtgtataaATGTTTTCTAGAGAATTAAAATCACTagatttttcaaataaaaaaataaaaaaaaactaaacgcAGCAAAAATCATCATTTATTATTGTTCAGCTGTTGTTATTTACACATGAAACTGAAGTTTGCTCATTTCggaaaaagtgaaatggaatctgattgattttatttttaaccctaacccgaagATAATaagacaatcttttttttttgtttttgtttttgcatcattaaACTTAAATTTTAACTGTACAAACTTAATTGTTCTTTTATTAAACAAGTTTTGTCTTGAACAAAATTTTAATTGTaaggtttaaaaacaaaactatttaaaagctggaaaaaaaatcatgaaatgattttaatttaaaaattacTTTTCAAGTCACATCACACTGGCTGTTTATTATGAtctcataaataaatgataattatTGTAATAAACTAATCTATTTATATATACAAATGCAGCAGGTTTCGTGTTCAGgccctgaaaataaaatcaatctgTAAAAAGTcgaatgacaaaataaaaataaaacacaaagaataaaaataaaatcaacagaagagaaaatcaatatttttattggaGAAAATTATTAGTAAAATATTTAGACATTTGTGTGCAAATCGATTCTTGAAAATGAGCCTGATGAAAtattatcattaataataattacacCATTAAAATAATTACACGGTATGAATACAACCAATATTAAAGGACAttctaaaaacacaacaaaattagaactaaatgaatgtaaattaataatctgaatgtttatttatcaaccaaaaaataaagtatgtgaaaaaatattaagaacaaataaattcattttgtgtattattttcaaaaatgtgttttctaatATATGAAATTACCAGATTTTCTTCTCATGGGgaataattgtaataataataataataacatgttaatgtttcattcatattaaagtgagtgatgtaaaaaaaaacttttttaaagaaaaacatgctctCTTTGTCGTGTTGTGTCCTGTCAGTaaaagttgtgttgtgttgtgtattgaTCAGCTCATTAATCATcagtgattgttttgttgtttgtcatcatttccaacaatcAGGTCTCAGTCCAGAACCAGAACTGAAAAGTTTAaatgtggtttgtgttttctgttagaTCGTCTGCTGTGTCAGCAGGTCCTCACGTCGTTTTTATATTTTGGGgaattttgtggt is a window of Echeneis naucrates chromosome 10, fEcheNa1.1, whole genome shotgun sequence DNA encoding:
- the emx3 gene encoding empty spiracles homeobox 3, coding for MFQHGGKKCFTIESLVGKDANSSGGSGDEPIRPTALRFPDSLHPAAAAGLFGSCFQGGGRTLYSAGPDMVLQEPGTHSQSPGGLPLHPLQVPPQTFFSPQHRDALSFYPWVLRSRYLGHRFQGEDSSPENLLLHGPFSRKPKRIRTAFSPSQLLRLERAFEKNHYVVGAERKQLASGLCLTETQVKVWFQNRRTKHKRQKLEEESPEAQQKRKGSQHVNRWRAATQQGGGEDVDIISDD